Proteins found in one Nitrospirota bacterium genomic segment:
- a CDS encoding cation-translocating P-type ATPase gives MRWHQKTVEDVFEELNSSLKGISSEEAEKRLLEYGQNELTEKAKKTPLLMFLDQFKDFMILILIAAAVISGIVGDPEDTIAIIVIVLLNAVIGFVQEYRAEKALAALKKMAAHTALVLRSGEHTTIPASELVPGDIVLLEAGKVVPADMRLAETVQLKVEEAALTGESVPVEKNTKALHDEHLPMGDRKNMAYKGTAVSYGRGTGIVTATGMNTELGKIATMLQEEEEVKTPLQKRLLTFGKNLAFAVLAICAVVFGIGVFRGEPPLLMLLTAISLAVAAIPEALPAVITISLALGAKKLIKQNALIRKLPAVETLGSVTYICSDKTGTLTLNKMTVEEIYVDGQLQGGSDLGSVVSEKTADFRSPATNPQSRLFLALALSNDAGMDVSGNAVGDPTEIALYVLAKSKGFDKKNLEQAFPRVAELPFDSDRKCMTTIHLQSVVSDQQSAGKYKHISFTKGAIDVLIDKSSMMLTSAGMIPINREELHRINDRMAADGLRVLGVAMRTWESLPNDMSPEHVEAGLTVLGLVGMMDPPRDEAKEAVRLCKSAGIKPVMITGDHPLTATTIARRLGILEQDSRAVITGRELDQLSMEEFEERVEHIRVYARVAPEQKLKIVKALQDKGQFVAMTGDGVNDAPALKRADIGVAMGITGTDVSKEAAHMILLDDNFATIVKAVKEGRRIFDNIRKFIKYTMTSNSGEIWTIFLAPFFGLPIPLLPIHILWINLVTDGLPGLALAAEPAEKGAMERPPRHPKESIFANGLGIHIIWVGLLMGAVSLFTQAWSLKTGHAHWQTMVFTVLCLSQMGHVLAIRSDAESLFKQGLFSNIPLLGAFALTFALQMATVYVPFFNPIFKTEPLTLGELMFTLVLSSVVFVAVEIEKLLRRRGII, from the coding sequence ACAGAGAAAGCAAAGAAGACCCCGCTCCTGATGTTCCTTGACCAGTTCAAGGACTTCATGATTCTCATCCTTATTGCTGCTGCAGTCATATCAGGGATTGTCGGAGACCCTGAAGATACGATTGCGATAATAGTAATTGTGCTGCTGAATGCGGTGATCGGCTTTGTGCAGGAATACCGGGCTGAAAAAGCCCTGGCTGCCCTTAAGAAAATGGCTGCGCATACTGCCCTTGTATTGAGAAGCGGTGAGCATACGACTATCCCTGCATCAGAGCTTGTGCCGGGTGATATCGTATTGCTCGAAGCCGGAAAGGTTGTGCCGGCTGATATGAGGCTTGCCGAGACGGTCCAGTTGAAAGTGGAAGAGGCCGCTCTCACCGGTGAATCCGTGCCTGTGGAGAAAAATACCAAAGCACTGCACGACGAACACCTGCCGATGGGCGATAGAAAGAACATGGCTTACAAAGGCACTGCAGTATCGTATGGCAGAGGCACAGGCATTGTCACTGCCACCGGTATGAATACTGAACTTGGGAAAATTGCCACCATGCTTCAGGAAGAGGAAGAGGTCAAAACCCCTCTCCAGAAAAGGCTTCTGACGTTCGGAAAGAATCTTGCCTTTGCAGTGCTCGCTATCTGCGCAGTAGTTTTTGGTATTGGGGTTTTCAGGGGCGAACCTCCGTTGTTGATGCTTCTGACCGCCATATCTCTCGCAGTTGCGGCAATTCCGGAGGCGCTCCCGGCGGTTATAACCATATCACTTGCGCTTGGTGCAAAAAAGCTTATAAAGCAGAACGCCCTCATAAGAAAGCTCCCTGCAGTAGAGACCCTCGGTTCTGTCACCTACATCTGCTCTGACAAGACCGGAACCCTCACGCTGAACAAGATGACCGTGGAGGAGATATATGTGGACGGGCAGTTGCAGGGGGGTAGTGATCTGGGTTCAGTGGTCAGTGAAAAAACTGCTGATTTCCGATCCCCAGCAACCAATCCCCAATCCCGGCTGTTCCTGGCTCTGGCCTTAAGCAATGACGCAGGGATGGACGTGTCTGGCAATGCGGTCGGCGACCCAACGGAAATTGCACTGTATGTTTTAGCGAAAAGCAAAGGCTTTGACAAAAAAAACCTGGAGCAGGCCTTCCCGAGAGTGGCAGAGCTTCCCTTTGATTCTGACAGAAAGTGCATGACAACGATACATCTGCAATCAGTTGTCAGCGATCAGCAGTCAGCAGGAAAATATAAACACATTTCATTCACCAAAGGTGCTATCGATGTGCTGATTGACAAGTCCTCGATGATGCTTACCTCAGCCGGAATGATTCCGATCAATCGGGAAGAGCTGCATAGGATAAACGACAGGATGGCTGCTGACGGATTACGGGTGCTCGGTGTTGCTATGAGGACCTGGGAGTCGCTGCCGAATGATATGTCGCCGGAGCACGTTGAAGCCGGCCTTACGGTGTTGGGTCTTGTCGGCATGATGGACCCCCCGCGGGATGAAGCCAAGGAAGCGGTACGCTTATGCAAGAGTGCTGGAATCAAGCCGGTGATGATAACCGGGGACCATCCGTTGACTGCGACGACCATTGCCAGGAGGCTCGGGATACTCGAACAGGACTCTCGTGCCGTGATCACAGGCAGAGAACTTGATCAGTTGTCAATGGAGGAGTTTGAGGAGCGGGTCGAGCATATACGCGTATATGCAAGGGTAGCGCCTGAGCAGAAGCTGAAGATCGTGAAGGCACTTCAGGACAAAGGCCAGTTCGTTGCCATGACCGGCGATGGCGTAAATGACGCTCCGGCGCTCAAGAGGGCTGATATCGGCGTTGCCATGGGCATAACCGGAACGGATGTGTCAAAAGAAGCAGCCCATATGATCCTTCTGGACGATAACTTCGCCACCATAGTGAAGGCTGTGAAGGAGGGAAGGCGGATTTTCGATAATATCCGCAAGTTCATTAAATACACTATGACGAGCAACTCGGGCGAGATCTGGACCATATTCCTTGCGCCTTTTTTTGGGCTCCCCATTCCCCTGCTGCCTATACATATCCTCTGGATCAATCTCGTGACCGACGGGCTGCCTGGCCTTGCACTTGCCGCAGAACCGGCAGAAAAAGGCGCCATGGAAAGACCTCCACGCCACCCTAAAGAGAGCATCTTTGCCAATGGCCTTGGAATTCACATTATATGGGTTGGACTTCTGATGGGCGCTGTGTCCCTGTTTACTCAGGCATGGTCGCTTAAGACTGGCCATGCACACTGGCAGACGATGGTCTTTACTGTTTTGTGTCTGAGCCAGATGGGGCATGTGCTTGCTATAAGGTCTGACGCTGAATCTCTCTTTAAACAGGGATTGTTTTCAAATATACCTCTTCTGGGCGCATTTGCTTTGACCTTTGCATTGCAGATGGCGACTGTTTATGTGCCATTTTTTAACCCCATATTCAAAACAGAGCCGTTGACGCTCGGCGAATTAATGTTCACCCTTGTTCTGTCATCTGTCGTCTTTGTTGCGGTCGAGATCGAGAAGCTTCTGCGAAGGCGGGGGATTATTTAG
- a CDS encoding OsmC family protein produces MSTKRDLKEIVATRIEFFKRKPEAAIYKPKVSSRHIRNLYTETEVREHLVKSDYAEAAGGENQAPNPIELLLSAFGACVEAAFYEFALHEGLTITSLAVDVEGTLDLRGLFMIDDVSAGFKDVKFNFRIESPDDETRVRALAEKVIAHCPVVDSLKKPTPVSGEIVINGQI; encoded by the coding sequence ATGAGCACAAAGCGTGACCTTAAAGAGATTGTCGCTACACGGATAGAGTTCTTTAAAAGAAAGCCCGAGGCTGCGATCTACAAGCCGAAGGTTTCTTCCAGGCATATCAGGAATCTGTACACCGAGACGGAGGTTAGGGAGCACCTTGTAAAGTCAGACTACGCAGAGGCAGCAGGGGGAGAGAATCAGGCGCCTAATCCTATCGAACTTCTGCTCTCTGCCTTCGGAGCCTGTGTCGAGGCTGCCTTCTATGAGTTCGCATTGCATGAGGGTCTGACCATAACGTCGCTTGCCGTGGACGTGGAAGGCACACTCGACCTGCGCGGCCTCTTCATGATCGACGACGTAAGCGCAGGATTTAAGGACGTAAAGTTCAATTTCCGCATCGAAAGCCCTGATGATGAAACACGCGTACGTGCGCTTGCAGAAAAGGTGATCGCCCATTGCCCGGTCGTGGACAGCCTGAAAAAGCCGACCCCTGTATCAGGGGAGATTGTGATAAACGGGCAGATTTGA
- a CDS encoding radical SAM protein — protein sequence MREDFRYMPEHILFQWHITDRCNLRCSHCYQEEISPPEPSWKDLMAVLEQFRLFIRNSRRQSGKGRFRAHVTVTGGEPFMREDFMALLEKLAAESRLFSFAVLTNGTMLTPAVVSALRLLKPGFVQVSIDGDRETHDRIRGQGSYERAVEGLRLLADERISTHISFTAHNSNFRDFPCVARLGHRLGVTRVWADRLVPCGRGSAGADSLLTPDETREFFRLMHAESRRGWLTQRPVTLQRSLQFMVTNERPYRCSAGDRLITVLPNGDVCPCRRMPVPVGNIFRSNLVGRKDHRCLYARPVQCWLLAPPQPCLCRLGSGDVAHAEDRSGRRDHSPDDSAISLA from the coding sequence ATGCGTGAGGATTTCCGCTATATGCCGGAGCATATTCTTTTTCAATGGCATATAACAGACCGCTGTAATCTGCGCTGCAGCCACTGCTACCAGGAAGAAATCTCCCCCCCCGAGCCCAGTTGGAAAGATCTCATGGCGGTCTTGGAGCAGTTCAGGTTATTTATCCGCAACTCCCGCCGTCAGAGCGGGAAGGGCCGCTTTCGGGCGCACGTAACGGTGACGGGGGGTGAACCCTTTATGCGGGAGGACTTCATGGCTTTATTGGAGAAGCTGGCAGCAGAGAGCCGGCTTTTTTCATTCGCCGTGCTGACCAATGGGACTATGCTCACCCCGGCAGTGGTCAGTGCATTGAGGCTTCTTAAACCCGGCTTTGTTCAAGTGAGCATTGATGGTGATCGGGAGACCCATGATCGCATCCGGGGCCAAGGGAGCTACGAGCGGGCTGTTGAAGGGCTCCGCCTGCTGGCGGACGAGCGGATCTCGACACATATTTCTTTCACAGCGCATAATAGCAATTTCCGCGATTTTCCCTGTGTGGCTCGGCTGGGACATCGTCTTGGCGTAACACGGGTATGGGCGGATCGCCTTGTGCCCTGCGGCAGGGGCAGCGCCGGTGCTGACAGCCTTCTCACGCCGGACGAAACCCGGGAGTTCTTCAGATTGATGCACGCGGAATCCCGACGCGGATGGCTGACACAGCGGCCTGTCACACTCCAGCGTTCTCTTCAGTTCATGGTTACCAACGAACGTCCCTACCGCTGTTCTGCCGGAGACAGATTGATTACGGTGTTACCCAACGGTGATGTTTGCCCCTGCCGCAGGATGCCGGTTCCTGTGGGGAACATCTTCAGGAGCAATCTTGTCGGGCGTAAAGATCATCGTTGCCTTTATGCGCGGCCGGTTCAATGTTGGTTACTTGCTCCTCCTCAGCCTTGTCTTTGCCGTCTGGGCTCTGGCGACGTGGCGCATGCAGAGGACAGGAGCGGGCGACGAGATCATTCTCCAGATGACTCAGCGATTTCGCTCGCTTAA
- a CDS encoding OsmC family protein — protein MRQRTKFKDVKFNFRIESPDEEARVRALAEKVIAHCPVVDSLKKPPPVSGEIVINR, from the coding sequence ATGAGACAACGGACCAAGTTCAAGGATGTGAAGTTCAACTTCCGCATCGAAAGCCCCGATGAGGAGGCACGGGTGAGGGCGCTTGCAGAGAAGGTGATCGCCCATTGCCCTGTCGTGGACAGTCTGAAAAAGCCGCCCCCTGTGTCAGGGGAGATCGTGATAAACAGGTAG
- a CDS encoding type II toxin-antitoxin system VapC family toxin translates to MNIVDSSAWLAYFAEEPNARHFLAPLSDSASLVVPTVTIYEVFKVILREAGENEALQGIVAMQKGTVVDLTAPLALAASKLSLEHNLPMADSIILATAQEFNAIIWTQDSDFKNIRNVKYFAKK, encoded by the coding sequence ATGAATATTGTAGATTCTTCCGCGTGGCTCGCCTACTTCGCAGAGGAGCCTAATGCCAGGCATTTCCTTGCCCCATTGAGTGATTCAGCTTCACTCGTGGTTCCGACGGTAACGATATATGAGGTTTTCAAGGTAATTCTTCGGGAGGCTGGTGAGAATGAAGCGCTGCAGGGTATTGTTGCCATGCAAAAGGGAACGGTTGTGGACCTGACAGCACCATTGGCTTTAGCCGCTTCAAAACTGAGTCTGGAGCACAACCTTCCTATGGCAGACAGTATCATTCTCGCAACAGCGCAGGAGTTTAATGCCATCATTTGGACTCAGGACTCAGATTTCAAGAACATACGCAACGTGAAGTATTTCGCCAAAAAATAA
- a CDS encoding AbrB/MazE/SpoVT family DNA-binding domain-containing protein: MQSVTVSPKYQVVIPKTVRESLNLHPGQKMQVVEYAGRIELIPEREIKELRGFLKGINTEFKREKDRA; the protein is encoded by the coding sequence ATGCAGTCAGTAACCGTATCACCGAAATATCAAGTGGTTATACCGAAAACAGTAAGGGAGTCTCTGAATCTTCATCCTGGTCAAAAAATGCAGGTCGTGGAATATGCAGGCCGTATTGAGCTCATACCCGAACGCGAAATCAAAGAACTCCGGGGCTTTCTCAAGGGCATCAATACGGAATTCAAACGCGAGAAAGACAGAGCATGA
- a CDS encoding YncE family protein — protein sequence MEITRRDLLKLASMAAVAATVSPRISFAGDKGQDIGPEDRVFIANEDSNTVTVIDPRTNMVETTINLTSFDEDPRPPFRFVTGGVTPTHAGMIHKPLYHGCIDAHGVVPSPDGTMLATSGRGSSNVYLIDTQTKKVIGNNGNAFVGPNTNPERLTSGIIVGREPHEPTFTRNGKELWVAVRGEDRIAILDVANAVRQSGGTDAKAVREYLPTINGPSQVWFSKDGKLAFVISQKVSKMDIFMVNPDNNGFSHPSRLKTVDISAQDKPGFTPFEKTSPDGAEIWLSHKLADSVSAIRTADPFNVLGTIHMGNLARPNHLEFVENAKGKAVYVSLARVDDSGPGNVASSQIAIIDRSVAPQERKVVKTFFTRGREAHGLWTNPAGNILYVSHEQDELPGTPNAGQTVCTAFDVSDPLNPVFIARIPLGSLMLPSGELRNKKSINLVYVRPGFRGQTA from the coding sequence ATGGAAATTACCAGAAGGGATCTGCTGAAGCTTGCTTCAATGGCTGCAGTTGCCGCAACTGTCAGTCCGCGCATCTCATTTGCAGGGGATAAGGGCCAGGACATAGGGCCTGAAGACAGGGTATTTATCGCGAACGAGGACTCGAATACGGTTACCGTTATAGACCCGCGGACAAACATGGTTGAGACGACCATAAACCTCACGAGTTTCGATGAAGACCCGAGACCTCCGTTCCGGTTCGTGACAGGAGGGGTGACGCCGACGCATGCAGGTATGATCCATAAGCCGCTTTACCATGGATGCATCGATGCGCATGGCGTTGTGCCGTCCCCGGACGGGACCATGCTTGCAACGTCGGGGAGGGGCAGCAGCAATGTGTACCTCATAGACACGCAGACGAAAAAAGTCATAGGCAACAATGGAAATGCCTTTGTGGGGCCGAACACTAATCCCGAAAGGCTGACCAGTGGCATCATTGTTGGCCGCGAGCCGCATGAGCCGACCTTCACAAGGAACGGCAAAGAACTCTGGGTTGCTGTTCGCGGCGAAGACAGGATCGCGATCCTTGACGTTGCAAATGCCGTAAGGCAGTCGGGCGGAACAGATGCAAAGGCTGTGAGGGAATATCTTCCGACGATTAATGGGCCGAGCCAGGTCTGGTTTTCAAAGGACGGGAAGCTCGCATTTGTGATCAGCCAGAAAGTTTCAAAGATGGATATCTTCATGGTCAATCCTGATAACAATGGTTTTTCACATCCGTCGAGGCTGAAGACTGTGGACATAAGCGCCCAGGATAAGCCCGGGTTTACACCCTTCGAAAAGACATCGCCTGACGGGGCAGAGATATGGCTCTCGCACAAACTTGCAGACTCTGTTTCCGCAATACGTACAGCAGATCCGTTCAATGTCCTCGGCACCATACATATGGGGAACCTCGCAAGGCCTAACCATCTTGAGTTTGTAGAGAACGCCAAAGGAAAGGCTGTCTATGTGAGCCTCGCACGTGTTGATGACTCAGGACCGGGCAACGTTGCCTCAAGCCAGATCGCAATCATTGACCGTTCCGTTGCTCCGCAGGAAAGGAAGGTTGTCAAAACGTTCTTCACACGCGGACGCGAAGCTCATGGACTCTGGACCAACCCTGCAGGGAATATCCTGTACGTTTCTCATGAGCAGGACGAGCTGCCCGGCACGCCGAATGCAGGCCAGACAGTCTGCACAGCCTTTGATGTTTCAGATCCCCTTAATCCGGTATTCATCGCGCGGATACCTCTCGGTTCGCTCATGCTTCCATCAGGGGAATTAAGGAATAAAAAGAGCATAAACCTCGTTTATGTCAGGCCCGGTTTTCGCGGCCAGACAGCATAG
- a CDS encoding DUF305 domain-containing protein, with protein MKRLAGGWQQLVLLALVIGAIVATAYAQHKHGSSEFGSGMQAGMAVMMKDMESAPMTGDSDKDFLAMMIPHHEGAVEMARLVLIHGKDPLVRRLAEEIIASQTVEIQTMKERLTILRKKPDPEPDGFPSLGGMRGYEKKERSFPRSGK; from the coding sequence ATGAAGAGATTAGCAGGAGGCTGGCAACAGCTTGTTCTGCTCGCATTGGTGATAGGTGCAATAGTCGCAACTGCATATGCACAGCATAAGCATGGCAGCAGTGAATTCGGCTCAGGCATGCAGGCTGGCATGGCGGTCATGATGAAGGACATGGAGTCAGCGCCTATGACCGGAGACTCTGACAAGGATTTTCTGGCCATGATGATTCCGCATCATGAGGGCGCAGTAGAGATGGCGCGGCTTGTTCTCATCCATGGAAAAGACCCGCTTGTCCGCCGGCTCGCAGAAGAGATCATTGCAAGTCAGACCGTAGAGATCCAGACCATGAAGGAGCGCCTCACTATTCTCAGAAAGAAGCCTGATCCTGAGCCGGACGGTTTCCCTTCGCTGGGCGGCATGCGCGGATATGAGAAGAAAGAGAGATCGTTTCCCCGGTCAGGGAAGTGA
- a CDS encoding OsmC family protein, translated as MSQETVKAALQATIGAITKNPKASNVVFRAETELVKDVLCKVKIRDFAPFAIDEPAELGGGNEAVNPVELVLGALGTCQEVMYAAYASVMDIKLDKVKVDVKGYLDLKGLFGMDTAVPPGFRKICYETTIESPADTETLNKLVAIVESHCPVYDTLIRAVEVAGTVSINGSKPAAACPVS; from the coding sequence ATGTCTCAGGAAACAGTTAAGGCAGCGCTTCAGGCCACCATCGGGGCCATCACAAAAAACCCAAAGGCTTCAAACGTAGTGTTCAGGGCAGAGACAGAGCTGGTCAAGGATGTTCTCTGCAAGGTAAAGATACGGGATTTCGCTCCCTTTGCAATTGACGAGCCGGCCGAACTCGGCGGCGGCAACGAGGCCGTGAACCCTGTCGAACTGGTCCTCGGCGCTCTCGGCACCTGCCAGGAGGTCATGTATGCCGCATATGCCTCGGTCATGGATATTAAGCTCGACAAAGTTAAGGTTGATGTAAAAGGGTATCTGGATCTCAAAGGGCTCTTCGGCATGGATACGGCAGTACCTCCCGGTTTCAGGAAAATATGCTATGAAACCACTATCGAAAGCCCGGCAGACACTGAAACACTTAATAAGCTTGTGGCAATCGTGGAATCCCACTGCCCTGTGTACGATACGCTTATCCGGGCAGTTGAAGTCGCAGGCACGGTCTCGATCAACGGCAGCAAACCCGCTGCAGCCTGCCCGGTAAGTTAA
- a CDS encoding sigma-54-dependent Fis family transcriptional regulator, which translates to MNDSRELHRILEKQNKKLSILYEIALTVGKSPDLKTILDDVLEKILSFMGVDAGVIYVINDETLDMIPVAFRNLSEDVVNDLCENRVKVGECMCGTIAQCDREVIIFEKASLDPRFTRGVLKKEGMEFYAGLPIKAKGRVVGVLCVITHAPYAPDEELLDILRAATRPIGLAIENGLIFEHIKREAAVKSRYVDFKGIITSSPKMHEVLSLVRKILNVPTRIFIYGESGTGKELIAQAIHYNSVRQDKPFIPINCAAFPETLLESELFGYVKGAFTGAETDRAGFLEAADGGTLFLDEINSMSSSLQLKLLRFLQDETFYKIGSTSSVRVDVRVIAATNQVIEEKIRDGSFREDLYYRLNVIKIDLPPLRDRNEDIPLLVRYFIQKFNKKLGKNVRSISENTLLVLMKYPWPGNVRELENVIERAVIMAEGKELVPRDLPSQISSSLEKESDWTLEHFEKDHIATVLSITNGEMKKTAQLLGINQSTLWRKLKKLNVTRD; encoded by the coding sequence ATGAATGATAGCCGTGAACTGCACCGTATCCTTGAGAAACAGAACAAGAAACTCTCCATCCTTTATGAAATTGCCCTCACGGTCGGCAAGTCACCTGATCTCAAGACAATCCTCGACGATGTGCTTGAAAAGATCCTGAGCTTCATGGGCGTTGATGCCGGCGTCATCTATGTGATAAACGACGAAACCCTTGATATGATCCCGGTGGCCTTCAGAAACCTCTCCGAAGACGTCGTCAATGACCTTTGCGAGAACAGGGTCAAGGTCGGCGAATGCATGTGCGGCACCATTGCGCAGTGCGACAGGGAGGTTATCATTTTTGAGAAGGCATCGCTGGACCCGAGATTCACAAGGGGCGTGCTTAAGAAAGAGGGCATGGAGTTCTATGCAGGCCTCCCGATAAAGGCAAAAGGAAGGGTAGTCGGCGTCCTCTGTGTGATTACCCATGCGCCCTATGCTCCTGATGAAGAGCTCTTGGACATCTTGCGGGCAGCTACTCGGCCTATTGGGCTTGCGATCGAAAATGGCCTCATCTTCGAACATATAAAAAGAGAAGCCGCTGTCAAAAGCAGATATGTGGACTTCAAGGGCATCATAACCAGTAGCCCCAAAATGCACGAGGTGTTGAGTCTTGTAAGAAAAATTCTTAATGTGCCGACCAGGATCTTCATTTATGGTGAGAGCGGCACCGGAAAGGAGCTCATTGCGCAGGCGATCCACTACAATAGCGTCAGGCAGGACAAGCCTTTTATTCCGATAAACTGCGCTGCGTTTCCTGAAACGCTTCTTGAGTCCGAACTGTTCGGCTATGTAAAAGGCGCATTCACCGGGGCTGAAACGGACAGGGCAGGATTCCTGGAGGCAGCTGATGGAGGAACGCTCTTTCTGGATGAGATCAATTCCATGAGCAGCAGTCTGCAACTCAAGCTCCTGAGGTTCCTCCAGGATGAAACGTTCTACAAAATTGGATCAACGTCCTCCGTACGGGTCGATGTGCGGGTTATTGCGGCGACAAATCAGGTCATTGAGGAAAAGATCAGAGACGGCAGTTTCAGGGAAGACCTCTATTACCGTCTGAATGTGATAAAGATCGATCTTCCTCCGCTCAGAGACAGAAACGAGGACATACCTCTTCTCGTGCGGTATTTCATCCAGAAGTTCAACAAGAAGCTCGGCAAAAATGTCAGGAGCATTTCTGAAAATACCCTTCTCGTTCTCATGAAATATCCCTGGCCGGGCAATGTACGGGAACTGGAAAATGTCATTGAGAGGGCTGTCATTATGGCGGAAGGAAAGGAACTGGTGCCAAGAGATCTGCCGTCTCAGATTTCGTCCTCTCTTGAGAAAGAATCAGACTGGACACTGGAGCACTTTGAGAAAGACCATATAGCAACAGTCCTGAGCATCACAAACGGCGAAATGAAGAAGACTGCCCAGCTCCTCGGCATAAATCAGTCAACGCTCTGGAGAAAGCTGAAGAAATTAAATGTGACACGTGATTGA
- a CDS encoding UDP-glucose/GDP-mannose dehydrogenase family protein, with protein MHIGVIGSGYVGLVTGACFAEFGVAVTCIDKDEKKIRALKKGEIPFYEPGLSDLVKKNIRNGRLKFSTRIQDAVDPCLVIFIAVGTPPRGDGSADMRYVEAVAEEIAQSIRGYKVIVTKSTVPVGTGARLRKIISKKLKEQVDFDIVSNPEFLREGSAIEDFMRPNRVIIGASSPQAIAIIKDLYGPLYLIETPFVITNVETAELIKYASNSFLAVKISFINEMAGLCDRVGADVHMVAKGMGLDQRIGSKFLHPGPGYGGSCFPKDTLALLTIAKNHDMELGIVKSAVDVNEHQKKLAFEKIRDGLGKLAGKTVAILGLSFKPNTNDMREAPSIFLIDQLLKAKAKVRAYDPIAMNDARAIFRSTIRYAKNPYDCMKGADALVIVTEWNEFRSLELMKVKVLLKTPYFFDLRNIYEPAKMRKLGFKYSCIGRN; from the coding sequence GTGCATATAGGAGTGATCGGAAGCGGATATGTAGGTCTGGTGACCGGCGCGTGCTTTGCCGAATTTGGTGTTGCCGTAACCTGCATAGACAAGGACGAAAAGAAGATCAGGGCGCTGAAAAAAGGCGAGATCCCTTTTTATGAGCCGGGCCTGAGTGATCTTGTTAAGAAGAATATCCGCAACGGCAGGCTCAAGTTCTCTACGCGCATACAGGATGCTGTTGATCCCTGCCTGGTCATTTTCATAGCGGTCGGCACACCACCGCGGGGCGACGGGTCTGCGGACATGCGCTATGTGGAAGCCGTTGCCGAAGAGATAGCCCAAAGCATCAGGGGATACAAGGTCATCGTTACCAAGAGTACGGTCCCGGTCGGCACAGGCGCGCGTCTCAGGAAGATCATCTCAAAGAAGCTCAAGGAACAGGTGGACTTTGATATTGTCTCCAATCCCGAGTTTCTGAGAGAAGGCTCGGCAATCGAGGATTTTATGCGGCCTAACCGGGTTATTATCGGAGCATCGAGCCCGCAGGCCATTGCGATCATAAAAGACCTCTACGGCCCGCTCTACCTTATCGAGACTCCCTTTGTTATTACGAACGTAGAGACTGCAGAACTGATCAAATACGCGTCAAACTCATTCCTTGCCGTAAAAATATCCTTTATTAATGAGATGGCAGGTCTCTGTGACAGGGTTGGGGCTGATGTGCATATGGTCGCTAAAGGCATGGGGCTTGACCAGCGGATCGGCTCCAAATTTCTCCATCCTGGACCGGGCTACGGAGGGTCCTGTTTCCCCAAGGACACGCTGGCCCTGCTTACCATTGCAAAAAATCATGATATGGAACTCGGCATTGTGAAGTCAGCCGTAGACGTGAATGAACATCAGAAGAAGCTTGCTTTCGAAAAGATCCGTGATGGGCTCGGCAAGCTGGCAGGCAAGACCGTTGCGATACTCGGCCTTTCTTTTAAGCCAAACACCAATGACATGCGCGAGGCGCCGTCCATATTTCTTATCGATCAGCTGCTCAAGGCAAAGGCAAAGGTGAGGGCATACGACCCCATTGCCATGAATGATGCAAGGGCAATATTCAGAAGTACGATACGATATGCAAAGAATCCTTATGACTGTATGAAGGGTGCTGATGCTCTTGTGATCGTGACTGAATGGAACGAGTTCCGGAGCCTTGAGCTTATGAAGGTCAAGGTCTTGCTGAAAACACCATATTTCTTCGATCTCAGAAATATTTACGAGCCGGCAAAGATGCGGAAGTTGGGGTTCAAGTATTCCTGTATTGGCAGGAATTAG